The Benincasa hispida cultivar B227 chromosome 11, ASM972705v1, whole genome shotgun sequence genome has a segment encoding these proteins:
- the LOC120089802 gene encoding GATA zinc finger domain-containing protein 14-like isoform X3 encodes MYLYDNVVKWNDSAGEEAFHNAKSRFWAKINGLPCDILLPDPDIYIDEIDWNCNVDPDLLLDLEREQIAPVVREGDEVIASLYEALGLYQSYTCVGWGESKEDIQKPKAEHGDCDQKVDDGENSWEMNNATKNNGGLRDEYLNNSVGWNDWGNNHYRNHNHNHKQNHNHNESDNRFTNRIWRACDANCKNMGGNWNHSSTFKGSRFRCDGYQKENGWRNKRGGRKKVNFAHEPNNSSECWKNSNPSGPVSQPWSCNGMHGVRKNQFCEY; translated from the coding sequence ATGTACCTTTATGACAATGTGGTTAAATGGAATGACTCGGCTGGTGAAGAAGCGTTTCACAATGCAAAGAGTAGGTTTTGGGCTAAAATTAATGGATTACCTTGCGATATATTGTTGCCTGATCCTGACATTTATATTGATGAGATCGATTGGAATTGCAATGTTGACCCTGATCTATTGTTAGATTTAGAGAGGGAACAGATTGCGCCAGTTGTTAGGGAGGGAGATGAAGTGATTGCGAGTTTGTATGAGGCTCTTGGCTTGTATCAGTCATATACATGTGTCGGATGGGGCGAATCTAAAGAAGACATTCAGAAACCGAAAGCAGAGCATGGTGATTGTGATCAGAAGGTGGATGATGGAGAAAACTCTTGGGAGATGAATAATGCTACCAAGAATAATGGAGGTTTGAGAGATGAGTATTTGAATAATTCAGTTGGTTGGAATGATTGGGGGAATAATCACTATCGCAATCACAATCACAATCACAAACAAAATCACAATCACAATGAATCAGACAACAGGTTTACGAATCGGATTTGGAGAGCATGTGATGCAAATTGCAAAAACATGGGTGGGAATTGGAACCATTCTTCGACGTTCAAGGGTTCGAGATTTCGTTGTGATGGCTATCAAAAGGAAAATGGCTGGAGAAACAAGAGAGGAGGAAGGAAGAAAGTAAATTTTGCTCATGAACCTAATAATTCTTCTGAATGTTGGAAGAATTCTAATCCTAGTGGACCAGTGAGCCAGCCATGGTCTTGCAATGGGATGCATGGAGTCCGGAAAAACCAGTTTTGTGAATATTGA
- the LOC120089802 gene encoding uncharacterized protein LOC120089802 isoform X2 yields the protein MGSWRRHSSEIPPHHHHQQVKPHRNPSLGNWHSDVPLWEKKFCSSVGLISWRKLLDTKKCMYLYDNVVKWNDSAGEEAFHNAKNLEREQIAPVVREGDEVIASLYEALGLYQSYTCVGWGESKEDIQKPKAEHGDCDQKVDDGENSWEMNNATKNNGGLRDEYLNNSVGWNDWGNNHYRNHNHNHKQNHNHNESDNRFTNRIWRACDANCKNMGGNWNHSSTFKGSRFRCDGYQKENGWRNKRGGRKKVNFAHEPNNSSECWKNSNPSGPVSQPWSCNGMHGVRKNQFCEY from the exons ATGGGAAGTTGGAGAAGACACAGTTCTGAAATTCCtcctcatcatcatcatcaacaaGTCAAGCCCCACAGAAACCCTTCTTTAG GTAATTGGCACTCCGACGTGCCGTTGTGGGAAAAGAAGTTTTGTTCATCTGTTGGGTTGATTTCATGGAGGAAGCTGTTGGATACTAAGAAATGTATGTACCTTTATGACAATGTGGTTAAATGGAATGACTCGGCTGGTGAAGAAGCGTTTCACAATGCAAAGA ATTTAGAGAGGGAACAGATTGCGCCAGTTGTTAGGGAGGGAGATGAAGTGATTGCGAGTTTGTATGAGGCTCTTGGCTTGTATCAGTCATATACATGTGTCGGATGGGGCGAATCTAAAGAAGACATTCAGAAACCGAAAGCAGAGCATGGTGATTGTGATCAGAAGGTGGATGATGGAGAAAACTCTTGGGAGATGAATAATGCTACCAAGAATAATGGAGGTTTGAGAGATGAGTATTTGAATAATTCAGTTGGTTGGAATGATTGGGGGAATAATCACTATCGCAATCACAATCACAATCACAAACAAAATCACAATCACAATGAATCAGACAACAGGTTTACGAATCGGATTTGGAGAGCATGTGATGCAAATTGCAAAAACATGGGTGGGAATTGGAACCATTCTTCGACGTTCAAGGGTTCGAGATTTCGTTGTGATGGCTATCAAAAGGAAAATGGCTGGAGAAACAAGAGAGGAGGAAGGAAGAAAGTAAATTTTGCTCATGAACCTAATAATTCTTCTGAATGTTGGAAGAATTCTAATCCTAGTGGACCAGTGAGCCAGCCATGGTCTTGCAATGGGATGCATGGAGTCCGGAAAAACCAGTTTTGTGAATATTGA
- the LOC120089802 gene encoding uncharacterized protein LOC120089802 isoform X1 translates to MGSWRRHSSEIPPHHHHQQVKPHRNPSLGNWHSDVPLWEKKFCSSVGLISWRKLLDTKKCMYLYDNVVKWNDSAGEEAFHNAKSRFWAKINGLPCDILLPDPDIYIDEIDWNCNVDPDLLLDLEREQIAPVVREGDEVIASLYEALGLYQSYTCVGWGESKEDIQKPKAEHGDCDQKVDDGENSWEMNNATKNNGGLRDEYLNNSVGWNDWGNNHYRNHNHNHKQNHNHNESDNRFTNRIWRACDANCKNMGGNWNHSSTFKGSRFRCDGYQKENGWRNKRGGRKKVNFAHEPNNSSECWKNSNPSGPVSQPWSCNGMHGVRKNQFCEY, encoded by the exons ATGGGAAGTTGGAGAAGACACAGTTCTGAAATTCCtcctcatcatcatcatcaacaaGTCAAGCCCCACAGAAACCCTTCTTTAG GTAATTGGCACTCCGACGTGCCGTTGTGGGAAAAGAAGTTTTGTTCATCTGTTGGGTTGATTTCATGGAGGAAGCTGTTGGATACTAAGAAATGTATGTACCTTTATGACAATGTGGTTAAATGGAATGACTCGGCTGGTGAAGAAGCGTTTCACAATGCAAAGAGTAGGTTTTGGGCTAAAATTAATGGATTACCTTGCGATATATTGTTGCCTGATCCTGACATTTATATTGATGAGATCGATTGGAATTGCAATGTTGACCCTGATCTATTGTTAGATTTAGAGAGGGAACAGATTGCGCCAGTTGTTAGGGAGGGAGATGAAGTGATTGCGAGTTTGTATGAGGCTCTTGGCTTGTATCAGTCATATACATGTGTCGGATGGGGCGAATCTAAAGAAGACATTCAGAAACCGAAAGCAGAGCATGGTGATTGTGATCAGAAGGTGGATGATGGAGAAAACTCTTGGGAGATGAATAATGCTACCAAGAATAATGGAGGTTTGAGAGATGAGTATTTGAATAATTCAGTTGGTTGGAATGATTGGGGGAATAATCACTATCGCAATCACAATCACAATCACAAACAAAATCACAATCACAATGAATCAGACAACAGGTTTACGAATCGGATTTGGAGAGCATGTGATGCAAATTGCAAAAACATGGGTGGGAATTGGAACCATTCTTCGACGTTCAAGGGTTCGAGATTTCGTTGTGATGGCTATCAAAAGGAAAATGGCTGGAGAAACAAGAGAGGAGGAAGGAAGAAAGTAAATTTTGCTCATGAACCTAATAATTCTTCTGAATGTTGGAAGAATTCTAATCCTAGTGGACCAGTGAGCCAGCCATGGTCTTGCAATGGGATGCATGGAGTCCGGAAAAACCAGTTTTGTGAATATTGA